A window of the Bacteroides thetaiotaomicron VPI-5482 genome harbors these coding sequences:
- the kduI gene encoding 5-dehydro-4-deoxy-D-glucuronate isomerase — MKKLAIAMMMGIAAMSASAQVNYKMQVACNPQDVKTYNTNRLRSSFLMEKVMVPDQINVTYSMYDRLIFGGAVPATKELVLETIDPLKAKYFLERRELGVINIGGEGIVTVDGKEYTLNFKDALYVGRGKQKVTFKSKDASKPAKFYINSATAHKEYKTQLITIDGRKGSLKANSFAAGKMEESNDRVINQLIVNNVLEEGPCQLQMGLTELKPGSVWNTMPAHTHSRRVEAYFYFNVPEGNSICHFMGEPQEERIVWMQNEQAIMSPEWSIHAAAGTSNYMFIWGMAGENLDYGDMDKIKYTEMR, encoded by the coding sequence ATGAAAAAATTAGCAATTGCAATGATGATGGGTATCGCAGCTATGTCTGCTTCTGCCCAGGTAAATTACAAGATGCAGGTGGCTTGCAATCCGCAAGACGTGAAAACGTATAATACAAACCGCCTGCGTAGTAGCTTCCTGATGGAAAAAGTAATGGTTCCTGATCAAATCAACGTGACTTATTCCATGTACGACCGCCTCATCTTCGGTGGTGCCGTACCTGCAACAAAAGAGCTGGTACTTGAAACTATCGATCCGTTGAAAGCTAAGTATTTCCTCGAACGTCGCGAACTGGGTGTTATCAACATTGGCGGCGAAGGTATCGTAACTGTTGACGGCAAGGAATATACGCTGAACTTCAAAGATGCATTGTATGTAGGCAGAGGCAAGCAGAAAGTTACTTTCAAGAGCAAAGATGCCAGCAAACCTGCAAAATTCTATATCAACTCCGCTACTGCCCACAAGGAGTACAAAACTCAGTTGATCACCATCGACGGACGCAAAGGTTCTCTGAAAGCAAATTCTTTCGCGGCAGGAAAGATGGAAGAAAGCAACGACCGCGTTATCAACCAGCTGATTGTTAACAACGTACTTGAAGAAGGTCCTTGCCAACTGCAAATGGGATTGACAGAACTGAAACCGGGTAGTGTATGGAACACCATGCCGGCACATACTCACAGTCGCCGTGTGGAAGCATATTTCTACTTCAACGTGCCGGAAGGCAACTCCATCTGCCACTTCATGGGCGAACCTCAGGAAGAACGCATCGTATGGATGCAGAACGAACAAGCTATCATGTCACCGGAATGGTCTATCCACGCAGCTGCCGGAACCAGCAACTATATGTTCATCTGGGGTATGGCTGGTGAAAATCTTGACTATGGCGACATGGATAAGATTAAATATACAGAAATGCGCTAA
- a CDS encoding PTS galactitol transporter subunit IIC, with protein MEEVFKYIIGLGAAVMMPIIFTILGVCIGIKLPKALKSGLLVGVGFVGLSVVTALLTSSLGPALSKMVEIYGLELGIFDMGWPSAAAVAYNTSVGAFIIPVCLGVNLLMLLTKTTRTVNIDLWNYWHFAFIGAIVYFASDSIFWGFFAAIICYIITLVMADMTAPAFQKFYDKMDGISIPQPFCQSFVPFAIVINKLLDKIPGFDKLNIDSEGMKKKFGLMGEPLFLGIVIGCGIGALGCASWKEVLDGIPGILGLGIKMGAVMELIPRITSLFIEGLKPISDATRELIAKKYKSNTGLSIGMSPALVIGHPTTLVVSLLLIPVTIFLAVILPGNRFLPLASLAGMFYLFPMILPITKGNVVKSFIIGLVALIVGLYFVTELAGFFTMAAKDVYAATGDPTVNIPAGFEGGALDFASSLFCWGIFHLTYSLKIIGPAILVALALGMAVYNRIRMKRNDAKNAAND; from the coding sequence ATGGAAGAAGTATTCAAGTACATTATCGGTCTGGGAGCGGCAGTAATGATGCCGATCATTTTCACAATTTTAGGAGTATGTATCGGTATTAAACTCCCCAAAGCGCTCAAAAGCGGTTTGTTGGTGGGAGTCGGTTTCGTCGGCTTATCTGTAGTCACAGCCTTGTTGACCAGTAGTCTTGGTCCGGCATTAAGTAAAATGGTAGAAATCTACGGATTGGAACTCGGTATTTTCGACATGGGATGGCCTTCGGCAGCAGCAGTTGCCTATAATACCTCGGTCGGCGCTTTCATTATCCCTGTTTGTCTGGGAGTAAACCTGTTAATGCTACTGACCAAAACAACCCGTACTGTTAATATTGACCTTTGGAACTACTGGCACTTCGCATTTATCGGGGCTATCGTATACTTCGCCTCCGATAGTATTTTCTGGGGATTTTTCGCCGCTATCATTTGCTACATTATAACATTGGTAATGGCAGACATGACTGCTCCTGCTTTTCAGAAGTTCTATGATAAGATGGACGGTATCTCTATCCCGCAGCCTTTCTGCCAGAGCTTCGTTCCGTTCGCGATTGTAATCAACAAGCTTTTAGATAAAATTCCGGGATTCGACAAACTGAATATCGACTCTGAAGGAATGAAGAAGAAATTCGGTCTGATGGGTGAACCGTTATTCCTGGGTATCGTGATTGGTTGCGGTATCGGAGCTTTGGGCTGTGCCAGCTGGAAAGAAGTACTGGACGGCATTCCGGGTATCCTTGGATTGGGTATCAAAATGGGAGCGGTTATGGAGTTGATTCCACGTATCACCAGCCTTTTCATTGAAGGTTTGAAACCTATCTCTGATGCAACCCGCGAATTGATCGCTAAAAAATATAAGAGTAATACAGGCCTGAGCATCGGTATGAGCCCTGCACTTGTCATCGGCCACCCGACAACGCTGGTTGTATCCCTGCTTTTGATCCCGGTTACTATCTTCCTTGCAGTGATCCTTCCGGGTAACCGTTTCTTACCGCTGGCTTCTCTGGCTGGTATGTTCTACCTATTCCCGATGATTCTGCCTATCACCAAAGGTAATGTGGTGAAATCATTCATCATCGGACTGGTAGCATTGATCGTAGGTCTGTACTTCGTAACAGAACTGGCAGGATTCTTCACGATGGCTGCCAAAGACGTATATGCCGCTACGGGTGACCCGACAGTAAATATCCCCGCCGGCTTCGAAGGCGGAGCGCTCGACTTTGCATCCAGCCTCTTCTGCTGGGGTATCTTCCACCTGACTTACAGTCTGAAGATTATCGGTCCTGCCATCCTCGTAGCCCTTGCACTGGGAATGGCAGTCTACAACCGTATCCGCATGAAAAGAAATGATGCGAAAAACGCAGCTAACGATTAA
- a CDS encoding glycoside hydrolase family 88/105 protein: MRRSSFYKFLILVIIMSSTISLSAQQVDEKLPWSVRMTESEMIRCPESWQLDFQPRLKWDYCHGLELGAMLDVYDTYGDKKIRDYAIAYADTMVHEDGSITAYKLTDYSLDRINSGKILFRIYEQTKDEKYKKALDLLYSQFAGQPRNEDGGFWHKKIYPHQMWLDGLYMGAPFYAEYAFRNNRPQDYADVINQFITCARHTYDPKNGLYRHACDVSRTERWADPVTGQSKHCWGRALGWYAMALVDVLDFIPKHEAGRDSLLAILDNVAVQVKKLQDPETGGWYQVMDRSGDKGNYLESSCSAMFIYSLFKAVRMGYIDPSYLDVAKAGYEGFLKNFIEVDKDGVVTITKACAVAGLGGKVYRSGDYDYYINETIRNNDPKAVGPFIMASLEYERLQK; this comes from the coding sequence ATGAGACGAAGCTCTTTTTATAAATTTTTGATATTAGTAATAATAATGTCAAGCACCATTTCACTGTCGGCGCAGCAGGTGGATGAAAAACTGCCTTGGTCGGTGCGGATGACTGAATCGGAGATGATCCGTTGCCCGGAATCCTGGCAGCTTGATTTTCAGCCCAGACTGAAATGGGACTATTGCCACGGACTGGAATTGGGGGCGATGCTTGATGTATACGATACTTATGGCGACAAGAAAATACGAGATTATGCAATTGCTTATGCAGATACGATGGTGCATGAGGATGGAAGTATTACTGCATACAAATTGACCGATTACAGTCTGGACCGTATCAATTCCGGAAAAATCCTGTTTCGTATCTATGAGCAGACCAAGGATGAAAAGTATAAGAAGGCATTAGACTTGCTCTATAGCCAGTTTGCCGGACAACCTCGTAATGAAGACGGAGGATTCTGGCATAAAAAGATATATCCGCATCAGATGTGGCTGGACGGACTTTATATGGGAGCTCCTTTTTATGCAGAATATGCTTTCCGTAATAATCGCCCGCAGGATTATGCAGACGTCATAAATCAGTTTATTACCTGTGCCCGTCATACGTATGATCCGAAGAATGGTCTTTATCGTCATGCGTGTGATGTAAGTCGCACGGAGCGCTGGGCCGATCCGGTGACAGGACAGTCAAAACATTGTTGGGGACGTGCATTAGGCTGGTATGCGATGGCGTTGGTAGATGTGCTTGATTTTATTCCGAAGCATGAGGCCGGAAGAGATTCGTTGCTTGCAATCTTGGATAATGTAGCAGTTCAGGTAAAGAAACTGCAAGACCCGGAGACCGGTGGATGGTATCAGGTGATGGACAGAAGCGGTGACAAGGGTAATTATCTGGAATCATCCTGTTCGGCAATGTTCATATACAGCCTGTTTAAGGCAGTACGTATGGGATATATCGATCCGTCTTATCTGGATGTAGCAAAGGCTGGTTATGAAGGTTTTCTGAAAAATTTCATTGAAGTGGATAAAGATGGAGTGGTGACTATAACGAAAGCCTGTGCGGTAGCAGGGCTGGGAGGGAAGGTTTATCGTTCCGGCGATTATGACTATTATATAAATGAAACAATCCGTAATAACGACCCGAAAGCAGTAGGACCATTTATTATGGCAAGTCTGGAATACGAACGTTTGCAAAAGTAA
- a CDS encoding pectinesterase family protein, whose translation MKRSILKGMALFLLLCSGGTLACAQQQKQDTIVVSRDGTGKYRDIQEAVEAVRAFMDYTVTIFIKNGIYKEKLVIPSWVKNVQLVGEDAEKTIITYDDHANINKMGTFRTYTVKVEGSDITFKNLTIENNAAPLGQAVALHTEGDRLMFVGCRFLGNQDTIYTGSEGSRLLFTNCYIEGTTDFIFGPSTALFEYCELHSKRDSYITAASTPKEVEFGYVFKNCKLTAAPGIKKVYLGRPWRPYAATAFINCEFGGHIRSEGWHNWKNPENEKTARYAEFKNTGEGADASGRVKWAKQLTDKEAVQYTPQNIFKECSNWYPYK comes from the coding sequence ATGAAAAGGAGTATTTTGAAAGGAATGGCGTTGTTTCTTCTGCTTTGTTCAGGAGGAACTTTGGCCTGTGCACAACAGCAAAAGCAAGACACAATAGTCGTGTCACGAGACGGAACGGGAAAATATCGGGATATTCAGGAAGCCGTGGAAGCGGTACGTGCTTTTATGGATTATACGGTGACTATATTTATAAAGAATGGTATATACAAAGAAAAACTGGTGATTCCTTCATGGGTGAAGAACGTGCAGCTGGTAGGTGAAGATGCCGAAAAGACGATCATCACGTATGATGATCATGCCAATATCAATAAAATGGGCACTTTCCGCACTTATACTGTAAAGGTAGAAGGAAGTGACATTACTTTTAAGAATCTGACCATTGAGAACAATGCCGCTCCTTTGGGGCAGGCAGTTGCGCTCCATACCGAAGGAGACAGGCTGATGTTTGTCGGCTGTCGTTTTCTGGGAAATCAGGATACTATTTATACAGGATCGGAGGGTAGCCGCCTGTTATTTACTAACTGCTATATTGAAGGAACTACAGACTTCATCTTCGGCCCTTCTACAGCTTTGTTTGAATATTGCGAATTGCATAGCAAACGCGATTCATATATTACCGCGGCTTCTACTCCGAAGGAGGTGGAGTTTGGTTATGTTTTCAAGAACTGTAAGCTGACAGCCGCTCCCGGTATCAAGAAAGTCTATCTGGGACGTCCTTGGAGACCTTATGCTGCTACGGCTTTTATTAATTGCGAGTTTGGCGGACATATCCGTTCGGAAGGCTGGCACAACTGGAAGAATCCGGAAAACGAAAAGACTGCCCGTTACGCTGAATTTAAAAACACGGGTGAAGGTGCGGATGCTTCCGGACGTGTGAAATGGGCTAAACAGCTGACTGATAAAGAAGCGGTGCAATATACTCCGCAGAATATATTTAAGGAATGCAGTAATTGGTATCCTTATAAATAA
- a CDS encoding pectinesterase family protein gives MKNRLLLLFIVFILFSAFRADKPVLTIFTIGDSTMANKNLYGGNPERGWCMVLPGFFSEDIRVDNHAANGRSSKSFISEGRWAKVISQVKKGDYVFIQFGHNDEKADSARHTDPGTTFDDNLRRFVNETRVKGGIPVLFNSIVRRNFVQPEDASIATDARRAPGEQELPKEVNVLYDTHGAYLDSPRNVAKEMGVAFIDMNKITHDLVQGLGPAESKKLFMFVEPEKVPAFPKGREDNTHLNVYGARTIAGLTVDAIAKEIPELAKYVRHYDYVVAQDGTGDFFTVQEAINAVPDFRKNVRTTILVRKGTYKEKIIIPESKINISLIGEDGVVLTNDDFANKKNVFGENMGTSGSSSCYIYAPDFYAENITFENSAGPVGQAVACFVSADRAFFKNCRFLGYQDTLYTYGKHSRQYYEDCYIEGTVDFIFGWSVAVFNRCHIHSKRDGYVTAPSTDQGKKYGYVFYDCRLTADPDVAKVYLSRPWRPYAQAVFIRCELGKHILPEGWHNWGKKEAEKTVFYAEYDSHGEGANPKARAAFSRQLKNLKGYEMETVLAGEDGWNPLKNDSVK, from the coding sequence ATGAAAAACAGACTGCTATTGCTGTTTATAGTATTTATCCTTTTCTCCGCCTTTCGTGCGGATAAGCCCGTATTGACCATCTTTACGATAGGTGACTCTACGATGGCTAACAAAAATCTGTACGGTGGAAATCCCGAACGCGGCTGGTGTATGGTGCTCCCCGGATTTTTTTCAGAAGATATACGTGTTGATAATCATGCCGCCAATGGCCGCAGTTCCAAAAGTTTCATATCTGAAGGCCGATGGGCAAAAGTGATTTCCCAGGTAAAGAAGGGAGATTATGTCTTTATCCAGTTCGGACACAATGATGAAAAGGCTGATTCTGCACGCCATACTGATCCGGGAACGACCTTTGATGACAATCTCCGTCGTTTCGTCAATGAAACTCGTGTTAAAGGAGGGATTCCTGTGTTGTTCAACTCCATTGTTCGTCGTAATTTTGTACAGCCGGAAGATGCCTCGATTGCCACAGATGCCCGTCGTGCTCCGGGTGAACAGGAACTGCCGAAAGAAGTAAACGTCTTGTACGATACGCACGGTGCCTACCTTGATTCTCCGCGTAATGTGGCAAAAGAGATGGGAGTGGCGTTTATCGATATGAACAAAATTACCCATGATCTGGTGCAGGGACTGGGCCCCGCAGAATCGAAGAAGTTGTTTATGTTTGTCGAACCTGAGAAAGTTCCGGCTTTTCCGAAAGGCCGGGAGGATAATACCCATTTGAATGTGTACGGAGCACGGACTATCGCCGGGCTGACTGTAGATGCTATCGCAAAGGAAATACCGGAACTGGCAAAATATGTCCGTCATTATGATTACGTAGTGGCACAAGACGGAACAGGTGATTTCTTCACAGTGCAGGAAGCGATAAATGCAGTACCCGATTTTCGCAAGAATGTGCGTACTACTATCTTGGTCCGTAAAGGCACTTATAAAGAGAAGATTATTATTCCGGAATCCAAAATAAATATCTCTCTGATAGGAGAGGATGGTGTGGTACTGACAAATGATGACTTTGCCAATAAGAAAAATGTGTTTGGTGAGAATATGGGAACTTCGGGATCGTCGAGTTGCTACATTTATGCTCCCGATTTCTATGCGGAGAACATCACTTTTGAAAACTCGGCAGGACCGGTAGGACAGGCTGTTGCCTGTTTTGTATCTGCCGACCGTGCGTTCTTTAAGAATTGTCGTTTTCTCGGTTATCAGGATACCCTTTATACGTATGGCAAGCACAGCCGTCAATATTACGAGGATTGCTATATCGAAGGAACGGTTGACTTTATCTTCGGATGGTCTGTAGCTGTATTCAATCGTTGTCATATTCATAGCAAACGTGATGGTTATGTGACGGCACCCTCTACAGATCAAGGCAAAAAGTATGGATATGTCTTTTATGATTGCCGGTTGACTGCTGATCCGGATGTTGCCAAAGTATATCTGTCTCGTCCGTGGCGTCCGTATGCACAGGCTGTATTTATCCGTTGTGAACTGGGGAAACATATCCTTCCGGAAGGCTGGCACAACTGGGGAAAGAAAGAAGCGGAGAAAACCGTATTTTATGCCGAATACGATAGTCATGGCGAGGGAGCCAATCCGAAAGCCCGCGCAGCTTTCTCTCGTCAACTGAAGAATCTGAAAGGCTACGAGATGGAAACGGTTTTGGCAGGTGAAGACGGCTGGAATCCGCTAAAGAACGATTCTGTTAAATAA
- a CDS encoding hybrid sensor histidine kinase/response regulator transcription factor — translation MIKRILYLILLCLTAPVVQAQQHSFFTHYSTEDGLSQNTVMSMLQDHKDNLWFATWDGINRFDGYNFKTYKARQGNYISLTNNRADRMYEDRYGFLWLLTYDNRVHRFDPKTETFEQVPAAGEEGSTYNIHAIQVLPDGTVWLLTEHDGAIRVVTLPQKNYTTKSDIYSTKSGLFPADHFYQVYQDKAGNHWLLTDNGLGMIRPGEQQPVNYFVETKGKQDGMNQAFYAVRECEDDICFASDRGRIWCYQKQGGEFRLLELPTKARITSIHTVSNGNTVVTTDSDGFFLCNLKTNKHTHYSPVTCKELSAQPILSAYVDRTSEVWFEQEEPGVVVHFNPATGVVRREQMRVEYSNADRSRPAFHIHEDVHGHIWVHPYGGGFSYFDRDRNCLVPFYDDLGSNNWRFSNKIHAAFSDKQGNLWLCTHSKGLEKVTFRNVPFSMLTPVPHEYESLSNEVRSVCEDKQGNLWVGLKDGMIRLYDSNRKFIGHLTGNGTISMTGTPMEGTAYFIMQDSKGIIWIATKGNGLVRAEQISPTSMSYKLTRYQHDSNDMYSLSDNNVYCVYEDHHGRIWAATFAGGINYISQGEHGETVFINHRNNLKGYPIDVCYKARFITSDNNGRLWVGTTTGAVAFDENFKKPEDIQFHHFSRVPNDTKSLSNNDVHWIIATQQKELYLATFGGGLNKLISISENGHGEFKSYSVLDGLSSDVLLSIREDHKQNLWISTENGICKFVPSGERFENYDERSISFRVRFSEAASTLTSGGDMLFGTSNGLFMFTPDSIRKSSYVPPVVFSKLMVANEDVIPGEKSILKVDLDDTQELVLSHDENIFSVQYAALDYTNPQNIQYAYILDGFEKQWTFADRQRSVTYTNLPKGDYIFRVRSTNSDGVWVDNERILNITILPSFWETPLAYVLYVCFVLLIIFVAVYILFTIYRLKHEVSVEQQISDIKLRFFTNISHELRTPLTLIAGPVEQVLKNDKLPADAREQLVVVERNTNRMLRLVNQILDFRKIQNKKMKMQVQQLNVVAFVRKIMDNFESVAEEHNIDFLFQTEKEALNLWVDADKFEKIVFNLLSNAFKYTPNGKMITVFIREDEGTVSVGVQDQGIGIAENKRKSLFVRFENLVDKNIFNQASSGIGLSLVKELVEMHKATISVDSRLGEGSCFKVDFLKGKEHYNSSVEFILEDSVAPLSMERIVDIANSSLQTEAAIADAPDLEVSAVKEEAEESSSKELMLLVEDNQELRSFLRSIFASTYRVVEASEGMEGWSKALKYLPDIIISDVMMPEKDGIEMTRELRADMTTSHIPIILLTAKTTIESKLEGLEYGADDYITKPFSATYLQARVENLLMQRKKLQNFYRDSLTHVTVSETPVAQGETLAGHASAEPVSSAAEEPAMPEMSPNDRKFMDKLVDLMEQNMDNGELVVDDLVRELAVSRSVFFKKLKTLTGLAPIEFIKEMRIKRAAQLIETGEFNMTQISYMVGINDPRYFSKCFKAQVGMTPTEYREKVGR, via the coding sequence ATGATAAAAAGAATCTTATATCTAATTCTTTTGTGCCTGACCGCACCTGTAGTGCAGGCACAACAACACAGTTTTTTCACCCATTATTCTACCGAGGATGGGTTGTCTCAAAACACGGTGATGAGCATGTTGCAGGATCACAAAGACAACCTCTGGTTTGCCACATGGGATGGAATCAATCGTTTTGATGGCTATAACTTTAAAACTTATAAAGCACGTCAGGGCAATTACATCAGTCTGACCAATAACCGTGCCGACCGGATGTATGAAGACCGGTACGGCTTTCTGTGGTTATTGACTTATGACAACCGTGTCCACCGTTTTGACCCGAAAACGGAGACGTTCGAACAGGTTCCGGCAGCAGGTGAAGAAGGTAGTACATATAACATTCACGCTATTCAGGTATTGCCCGATGGTACGGTCTGGCTGCTAACAGAACATGATGGAGCTATCCGTGTAGTCACGCTTCCTCAGAAGAACTATACGACGAAATCAGATATTTATTCAACGAAGTCCGGTCTGTTTCCTGCCGATCACTTTTATCAGGTCTATCAGGACAAAGCCGGCAATCACTGGCTGCTGACTGATAACGGTTTGGGAATGATACGCCCCGGTGAGCAGCAACCCGTGAACTACTTTGTGGAGACGAAAGGGAAACAAGACGGCATGAATCAGGCATTTTATGCGGTCCGGGAATGTGAAGACGATATCTGCTTTGCTTCAGACAGAGGGAGAATCTGGTGTTATCAGAAACAGGGCGGAGAGTTTCGCCTGCTCGAACTTCCGACGAAAGCCCGCATTACTTCTATACACACCGTGAGCAATGGCAATACTGTAGTGACAACAGATTCGGACGGGTTCTTTCTTTGCAACCTGAAGACAAACAAACATACGCATTATTCTCCCGTGACCTGTAAGGAATTGTCTGCACAACCGATTCTTTCGGCTTATGTAGACCGCACGTCAGAGGTATGGTTCGAACAGGAAGAGCCGGGAGTTGTCGTTCATTTTAATCCTGCCACCGGCGTGGTAAGGCGTGAGCAGATGCGGGTGGAATATAGTAACGCCGATCGTTCGCGTCCCGCTTTTCATATCCATGAAGATGTACACGGGCATATATGGGTACATCCTTATGGCGGAGGATTCTCCTATTTTGATCGTGACCGGAACTGTCTCGTTCCTTTTTATGATGATTTGGGCAGTAACAACTGGCGCTTTTCTAACAAGATACATGCCGCTTTTTCTGATAAACAGGGGAATTTGTGGCTTTGTACCCACTCCAAAGGACTGGAGAAAGTAACATTCCGCAACGTACCGTTTTCAATGCTGACTCCCGTTCCGCATGAATATGAATCTTTGAGCAACGAAGTGCGGTCGGTATGCGAAGATAAACAGGGGAATTTGTGGGTCGGACTGAAGGACGGAATGATCCGCCTGTACGACTCGAACCGGAAATTCATAGGGCATCTGACAGGTAATGGAACCATTTCGATGACAGGTACACCTATGGAGGGTACAGCCTATTTCATTATGCAGGATTCAAAAGGGATTATCTGGATTGCTACCAAAGGAAACGGTCTGGTGCGTGCCGAACAGATTTCTCCCACAAGTATGTCTTATAAACTGACCCGTTATCAGCACGACTCCAACGATATGTACAGTCTGAGTGACAACAATGTATATTGTGTTTATGAAGATCATCATGGTCGTATCTGGGCGGCTACTTTTGCAGGCGGTATCAACTATATTTCCCAGGGAGAACATGGAGAGACCGTCTTTATCAACCACCGGAATAATCTGAAAGGATATCCGATTGATGTCTGTTACAAAGCACGTTTTATCACTTCGGATAATAACGGACGCCTTTGGGTAGGTACTACCACAGGCGCCGTTGCCTTTGATGAGAATTTCAAAAAGCCGGAAGATATACAGTTCCACCACTTCTCGCGTGTCCCGAACGATACGAAGAGTCTAAGTAATAATGACGTGCATTGGATTATCGCTACCCAGCAGAAGGAACTCTATCTGGCTACTTTCGGAGGGGGACTGAATAAACTGATTTCCATCAGCGAAAACGGTCACGGTGAATTTAAATCCTACTCAGTGCTCGACGGACTTTCTTCGGACGTCTTGCTTTCCATCCGTGAAGATCATAAACAGAACCTTTGGATCAGTACGGAAAATGGAATCTGTAAGTTTGTTCCTTCCGGCGAGCGTTTTGAGAATTACGATGAACGTAGTATCAGTTTCCGTGTCCGTTTCAGTGAAGCGGCTTCTACGCTGACATCCGGCGGAGATATGTTGTTTGGAACCAGCAACGGATTATTCATGTTCACTCCGGATTCTATCCGGAAGAGTAGCTATGTGCCTCCTGTAGTTTTTTCTAAGTTGATGGTAGCGAATGAAGATGTAATTCCGGGAGAGAAGTCCATATTGAAAGTCGATTTGGATGATACACAGGAACTGGTGCTTTCTCATGATGAGAATATCTTTTCCGTTCAGTATGCTGCACTCGATTATACGAATCCGCAGAACATACAGTACGCATACATTCTCGATGGTTTCGAGAAGCAGTGGACTTTTGCCGACCGGCAAAGAAGCGTGACTTATACTAACCTTCCGAAGGGAGATTATATATTCCGTGTCCGTTCTACCAATAGTGACGGGGTGTGGGTGGACAATGAGCGCATCTTGAACATTACGATTCTCCCTTCTTTCTGGGAGACGCCTTTGGCGTATGTGCTGTATGTCTGCTTTGTGCTGCTGATTATTTTTGTTGCGGTTTATATCCTGTTTACCATTTATCGGTTGAAGCATGAGGTGTCTGTAGAACAACAGATTTCTGATATCAAGCTGCGCTTCTTTACGAATATATCCCATGAACTCCGTACTCCTCTGACATTGATTGCAGGTCCGGTGGAACAAGTTCTGAAGAACGATAAACTGCCGGCTGATGCACGGGAACAGCTGGTAGTGGTCGAACGGAATACCAACCGTATGCTTCGTCTGGTCAATCAGATTCTGGACTTTCGTAAGATTCAGAACAAGAAGATGAAGATGCAGGTACAACAGTTGAATGTCGTTGCCTTTGTCCGCAAGATTATGGATAATTTTGAGTCGGTGGCGGAAGAACACAACATCGATTTCCTTTTCCAGACAGAGAAAGAGGCTTTGAATCTTTGGGTGGATGCCGATAAGTTTGAAAAGATTGTGTTTAACCTTCTGTCCAATGCGTTTAAATATACTCCTAATGGGAAAATGATCACCGTCTTTATCCGTGAAGATGAGGGCACGGTGTCTGTCGGCGTACAGGATCAGGGGATTGGTATTGCCGAAAATAAACGGAAGTCTCTCTTTGTGCGCTTTGAGAACTTGGTGGACAAGAATATTTTCAATCAGGCAAGCTCCGGCATCGGTCTTTCTTTGGTGAAGGAACTGGTAGAGATGCACAAGGCTACGATTTCCGTTGACAGCCGGCTCGGTGAGGGAAGTTGTTTTAAAGTGGACTTTCTGAAGGGCAAAGAGCATTATAATAGTTCAGTGGAATTTATTCTCGAAGATTCGGTTGCTCCGCTGAGTATGGAACGTATTGTGGATATCGCTAATTCTTCGCTTCAGACAGAAGCTGCCATCGCAGATGCGCCGGACCTGGAAGTATCTGCTGTCAAAGAAGAGGCTGAGGAAAGCAGTTCGAAAGAGCTTATGTTGCTGGTAGAGGATAATCAGGAATTGCGTTCCTTCCTGCGCAGTATTTTCGCTTCAACTTATCGGGTGGTAGAGGCTTCCGAGGGTATGGAGGGATGGAGCAAGGCTTTGAAGTATCTGCCGGATATTATTATCAGCGACGTCATGATGCCGGAGAAAGACGGTATCGAAATGACGCGTGAACTTCGTGCGGATATGACGACCAGTCATATTCCTATTATCCTGCTTACTGCCAAGACGACGATAGAAAGTAAATTGGAAGGACTGGAATATGGGGCGGATGATTATATTACCAAGCCTTTTAGTGCGACTTATCTTCAGGCCCGTGTGGAGAACCTGCTGATGCAGCGTAAGAAACTGCAAAATTTCTATCGTGATAGTCTGACGCATGTGACGGTGTCTGAAACTCCGGTTGCTCAAGGGGAGACTTTAGCAGGTCATGCATCTGCTGAACCCGTAAGTAGTGCAGCGGAAGAGCCTGCGATGCCGGAAATGTCTCCTAACGATCGTAAATTTATGGATAAACTGGTTGATTTGATGGAGCAGAATATGGATAACGGGGAATTGGTAGTGGATGATTTGGTTCGTGAACTGGCTGTCAGTCGTTCGGTGTTCTTCAAGAAACTAAAAACGCTTACGGGACTGGCCCCTATCGAGTTCATAAAGGAAATGCGTATCAAGCGTGCCGCACAATTGATTGAAACGGGAGAGTTTAATATGACTCAGATTTCTTATATGGTCGGTATCAATGACCCGCGTTATTTCAGTAAATGTTTTAAGGCGCAGGTCGGTATGACTCCGACAGAGTATCGGGAGAAAGTCGGTCGGTAA